A stretch of Gossypium hirsutum isolate 1008001.06 chromosome A06, Gossypium_hirsutum_v2.1, whole genome shotgun sequence DNA encodes these proteins:
- the LOC107961836 gene encoding peroxisomal (S)-2-hydroxy-acid oxidase GLO4 isoform X4 codes for MEGEPVNVNEFQELARQALPKIYYDYYSGGAEDEYTLKQNVEAFQGITIRPRILVDVSRIDLSTTVLGYQISVPILIAPSAKHKWAHPEGEVATARAAAVCDTIMILSYRSTCTIEEVASSCNAVRFFQCYVYKRRDISANLLQRAERCGYKAIVLTVDSPRLGRREKDIKNKMVNPQLKNFEGLISTRVSTDIGWLRSITNLPVLLKGVLTHEDAIKAVEVGVDGIVVSNHGARQLDYAPPTISVLEEVVSAVKGKIPVLFDGGIRRGTDVFKALALGAQAVLSCRLEGQQFTDLQPRENTG; via the exons ATGGAAGGTGAACCAGTTAATGTTAATGAGTTCCAAGAATTAGCTAGGCAGGCCCTTCCCAAAATATACTATGACTATTATAGTGGTGGAGCTGAGGATGAGTACACACTAAAACAAAATGTGGAAGCATTTCAAGGAATTAC GATCCGGCCAAGAATACTTGTTGATGTCAGCAGAATCGATTTGTCAACAACTGTTCTCGGCTACCAAATCTCAGTGCCCATTTTGATTGCTCCAAGTGCTAAGCATAAGTGGGCACACCCTGAAG GTGAGGTTGCCACAGCCAGAGCAGCTGCTGTATGTGATACAATAATG ATTTTATCCTACAGGTCTACCTGTACTATTGAGGAGGTCGCTTCAAGCTGCAATGCTGTTCGGTTCTTCCAGTGTTAT GTATACAAGAGGCGAGATATATCTGCTAATTTATTACAGAGAGCTGAAAGATGTGGATACAAGGCCATTGTCCTAACGGTTGATAGCCCTAGGCTTGGTCGAAGGGAGAAAGACATAAAGAACAA AATGGTTAACCCTCAATTGAAGAACTTTGAAGGTCTCATATCGACTCGAGTTTCCACT GATATAGGATGGTTAAGATCTATTACAAACTTGCCAGTTCTGCTCAAGGGAGTACTTACTCATGAAGATG CAATAAAGGCTGTTGAAGTAGGGGTTGATGGGATTGTTGTCTCAAATCATGGAGCTCGCCAGCTAGATTATGCTCCACCCACTATTTCTGTTCTAGAAGAG GTGGTTAGTGCAGTTAAAGGAAAGATTCCTGTTTTATTTGATGGAGGAATAAGACGAGGAACAGATGTTTTCAAGGCGTTAGCCCTTGGTGCGCAAGCTGTCCTT AGTTGCAGATTGGAAGGCCAGCAGTTTACGGACTTGCAGCCAAGGGAGAATACGGGGTGA
- the LOC107961836 gene encoding peroxisomal (S)-2-hydroxy-acid oxidase GLO4 isoform X1, translated as MEGEPVNVNEFQELARQALPKIYYDYYSGGAEDEYTLKQNVEAFQGITIRPRILVDVSRIDLSTTVLGYQISVPILIAPSAKHKWAHPEGEVATARAAAVCDTIMILSYRSTCTIEEVASSCNAVRFFQCYVYKRRDISANLLQRAERCGYKAIVLTVDSPRLGRREKDIKNKMVNPQLKNFEGLISTRVSTDDGSNIEAFDANTAFDASLSWKDIGWLRSITNLPVLLKGVLTHEDAIKAVEVGVDGIVVSNHGARQLDYAPPTISVLEEVVSAVKGKIPVLFDGGIRRGTDVFKALALGAQAVLIGRPAVYGLAAKGEYGVKRVIEMLRDELELTMALSGCPTLNHITRKHVRTKHERPRSML; from the exons ATGGAAGGTGAACCAGTTAATGTTAATGAGTTCCAAGAATTAGCTAGGCAGGCCCTTCCCAAAATATACTATGACTATTATAGTGGTGGAGCTGAGGATGAGTACACACTAAAACAAAATGTGGAAGCATTTCAAGGAATTAC GATCCGGCCAAGAATACTTGTTGATGTCAGCAGAATCGATTTGTCAACAACTGTTCTCGGCTACCAAATCTCAGTGCCCATTTTGATTGCTCCAAGTGCTAAGCATAAGTGGGCACACCCTGAAG GTGAGGTTGCCACAGCCAGAGCAGCTGCTGTATGTGATACAATAATG ATTTTATCCTACAGGTCTACCTGTACTATTGAGGAGGTCGCTTCAAGCTGCAATGCTGTTCGGTTCTTCCAGTGTTAT GTATACAAGAGGCGAGATATATCTGCTAATTTATTACAGAGAGCTGAAAGATGTGGATACAAGGCCATTGTCCTAACGGTTGATAGCCCTAGGCTTGGTCGAAGGGAGAAAGACATAAAGAACAA AATGGTTAACCCTCAATTGAAGAACTTTGAAGGTCTCATATCGACTCGAGTTTCCACT GATGACGGTTCAAACATAGAAGCATTTGATGCCAACACTGCATTTGATGCCTCTTTGTCTTGGAAG GATATAGGATGGTTAAGATCTATTACAAACTTGCCAGTTCTGCTCAAGGGAGTACTTACTCATGAAGATG CAATAAAGGCTGTTGAAGTAGGGGTTGATGGGATTGTTGTCTCAAATCATGGAGCTCGCCAGCTAGATTATGCTCCACCCACTATTTCTGTTCTAGAAGAG GTGGTTAGTGCAGTTAAAGGAAAGATTCCTGTTTTATTTGATGGAGGAATAAGACGAGGAACAGATGTTTTCAAGGCGTTAGCCCTTGGTGCGCAAGCTGTCCTT ATTGGAAGGCCAGCAGTTTACGGACTTGCAGCCAAGGGAGAATACGGGGTGAAAAGGGTTATTGAAATGCTTAGGGATGAACTTGAGCTCACCATGGCCCTCTCTGGATGCCCTACTCTCAACCATATTACCAGAAAACATGTCAGAACTAAGCATGAGAGACCCCGCTCCATGCTTTAA
- the LOC107961835 gene encoding protein PHYTOCHROME-DEPENDENT LATE-FLOWERING: protein MGVSFKVSKTGTRFKPKPCLQLEASVDVVPDNSEESSWPRKLQGNVIEGVEHVPEVSQPFVSDEVLCVPKDHEISLTLNLYPDGYCIGKPPEDALNQATLQGAPKLHPYDRSSETLFLAIEFGRLPGDILDDIPCKYVDGTLICEVQDYQNVASQQGSITPSLDGSPIINKVRLKMSLENVVKDIPMSSDNSWTYGDLMEAESRILKALQPQLCLDPTPKLDRLYANPVSTKLDLPSSLRKKRLRQAPEVTVTFTGKIHGKKVCIDGVPESSSGRLGEAGIMSGSLVPQQVQENLTTQNIGPSNVLTLKPKTFVQDSSVSALQMTYQSPKYQTRAVNARSMQDQGSSSIVNASVASPAAQNMTFTYADNINSSASLLVKRENPGGPVSPLTGLNKRTRLNATGSDSILQQQISSHMDGLHGPDMSWKNMLLPQQATARGIQYANASMQKYPLQAFEGVLNQEVGTMPFAAGQSAVRYGAKEEPFDPDKLDSAELNRETDTNHLDPQQRRLQPRLPHGLVRPGFLETPWNGINQLVEKDVRNEQQFLKKKLVQSPRVSVGALPQSPLSSKSGEFSSGSIGQHFGAVATSTALGASLKEKAAVNSIPAVGGTPSLASSANDSMQRQHQTQVSGKRKSNSLPKNPATNVVGSPASVSNISAPLNASSPSVETPPVGDQTMLERFSKIEIVTMRHKLNIKNKKVDEYHARKLRTHSPQLVSSCLVSLSSNEDFKDDLNSLSKSLLGGSMNTCKTRILNFVQGERVVHGNVVSLVPRVRTRMVMSEKQTDGTVAIFCGDIDDGDILAADDRIHYLPTLPNTHLVDLLAAQFCSQMLHEGHHLVEDNVQPKPIRMLMASSSLPSSSGIFHNNPAVEMQQCAEAVPVQATNAVAKPNCSNNISVNPSQNVLGNTRMLPPGNPQALQMSQGLISGVSMPARPPQLDPQQAQQQQSQHHVLLQQQHQQFQRSTMMLASNPLSHLNATGQNSNMQLGNQMVNKPSLQLQMIQQQQQQQHPQQQQRQQQQQQVQMQRKIMMGLGTAVGVGNMGNNMARLGALGNALGIRGARRIAGTGISAPMAPISGTGNMSQNPININPASNITNAISQQLQSGPLTSAQQAAFISKLRLGRASMIGGPQSSIAGISGARQMHPGSSNLSMLGQSMNQANMNLKQPGAVGPMGPPKMMSGMTQQQQQLQLQQQLQLQPQQLQNQQQLQQLQLQQLQEQQETTLPLQAVVSPSQAVSPSTVGISQLNQQQQLVQQQTAMTPQEMNQRTPMSPRLSSGAIHALSAANPEACPASPQLSFQTLGSVNSITNSPTELGVNKSNSVGNT from the exons GCAATTGAATTTGGCCGATTGCCAGGAGATATTTTGGATGATATACCATGCAAATATGTTGATGGGACACTCATATGTGAG GTACAAGATTATCAAAATGTTGCATCTCAACAGGGATCTATCACCCCCTCTTTGGATGGATCCCCTATCATCAATAAAGTCCGTCTTAAGATGTCTTTGGAGAATGTTGTAAAAGATATTCCCATGAGCTCAGATAATTCATGGACATATGGTGATTTAATG GAAGCAGAGTCTAGAATATTAAAAGCCTTGCAACCACAACTTTGTTTAGATCCTACTCCCAAACTGGACAGGCTCTATGCAAATCCTGTTTCAACTAAG CTTGACCTTCCTTCTAGCTTGCGGAAAAAGAGGTTGAGGCAGGCTCCAGAAGTTACAGTGACCTTTACTGGTAAGATCCATGGTAAGAAGGTTTGCATAGATGGAGTGCCTGAAAGCTCTAGTGGTAGGTTGGGAGAGGCAGGAATTATGTCAGGAAGTTTGGTTCCGCAACAAGTTCAGGAAAATTTGACAACTCAAAATATTGGTCCAAGCAATGTATTAACACTAAAACCTAAAACTTTTGTGCAAGATTCCTCTGTTTCAGCACTACAGATGACATACCAGTCACCGAAGTATCAAACTAGGGCTGTAAATGCAAGAAGCATGCAGGACCAGGGGTCTAGCTCTATTGTCAATGCATCAGTTGCATCCCCTGCTGCCCAGAACATGACATTTACATATGCAGACAACATAAACTCCAGTGCTTCTCTTCTTGTGAAGCGGGAGAATCCTGGCGGTCCAGTGTCACCCTTAACTGGCCTTAATAAAAGAACTAGGCTCAATGCTACTGGATCTGACAGTATTCTTCAGCAACAAATCAGTTCACATATGGATGGCCTCCATGGACCAGATATGAGCTGGAAGAATATGTTACTACCCCAGCAAGCGACGGCAAGAGGAATTCAATATGCAAATGCCAGCATGCAGAAGTATCCTCTGCAGGCTTTTGAAGGGGTTCTGAATCAGGAGGTTGGTACAATGCCATTTGCTGCTGGACAGTCAGCAGTGAGATATGGTGCCAAAGAAGAGCCATTTGATCCAGACAAGTTGGATAGTGCTGAACTCAATAGGGAAACTGATACAAACCATTTGGATCCACAGCAGAGACGGCTTCAACCAAGATTACCCCATGGACTTGTGAGGCCTGGTTTCCTTGAAACACCTTGGAACGGTATTAACCAGCTTGTTGAGAAAGATGTGAGAAATGAGCAACAATTCCTAAAAAAGAAACTAGTGCAAAGCCCACGTGTATCTGTTGGGGCTTTGCCTCAATCTCCATTATCATCCAAATCTGGGGAATTTTCAAGTGGTTCCATAGGACAGCACTTTGGGGCCGTTGCAACAAGCACTGCACTTGGAGCATCTCTAAAGGAGAAGGCGGCCGTTAACTCAATTCCTGCTGTTGGTGGTACCCCATCTTTGGCTTCAAGTGCAAATGACTCCATGCAGAGACAACACCAGACTCAAGTTTCTGGCAAGCGAAAATCAAATTCCCTCCCCAAGAACCCAGCAACAAATGTTGTTGGATCTCCTGCAAGTGTTAGCAATATTAGTGCTCCACTAAATGCAAGCAGTCCTTCTGTTGAAACCCCACCTGTGGGTGATCAAACAATGCTCGAAAGGTTCTCAAAGATTGAAATTGTGACTATGAG GCATAAACTCAACATCAAAAACAAGAAGGTTGATGAGTATCATGCCCGAAAACTCCGCACACATTCTCCTCAACTAGTATCAAGCTGTCTAGTCAGTCTTTCCAGTAATGAGGATTTTAAAGATGACTTGAATTCACTATCAAAGTCACTTCTTGGTGGAAGCATGAATACTTGCAAGACAAGAATCTTAAATTTTGTGCAGGGTGAACGTGTTGTTCACG GGAATGTTGTTTCTCTAGTTCCTAGGGTACGAACTAGAATGGTAATGTCTGAGAAACAAACTGACGGGACTGTAGCAATCTTTTGTGGAGACATAGATGATGGTGACATTCTTGCTGCAGACGATCGCATTCATTATCTTCCTACTCTTCCAAATACT CACTTGGTGGATTTGCTTGCTGCACAGTTCTGTTCACAG ATGCTGCATGAAGGGCATCATCTTGTTGAAGATAATGTCCAGCCAAAACCTATTCGAATGCTTATGGCCTCAAGCAGTCTACCAAGTTCTTCTGGAATCTTTCACAACAATCCTGCAGTCGAGATGCAGCAATGTGCTGAAGCTGTACCTGTTCAGGCGACCAATGCAGTGGCGAAGCCGAATTGCAGTAATAATATTTCTGTAAATCCGTCCCAGAATGTGCTAGGGAACACTAGGATGCTGCCTCCAGGAAACCCTCAGGCCTTACAGATGTCTCAAGGACTCATATCTGGGGTATCAATGCCTGCAAGACCACCACAGCTAGATCCACAACAAGCACAGCAGCAGCAAAGTCAGCATCATGTCTTGCTTCAACAACAGCATCAGCAGTTCCAGAGATCAACGATGATGCTTGCATCAAATCCTCTCTCACACTTGAATGCAACGGGGCAGAATTCAAACATGCAGTTGGGTAATCAAATGGTCAATAAACCTTCTCTCCAacttcagatgatacagcagcagcaacaacaacagCATCCGCAGCAGCAGCAACGGCAACAACAACAGCAGCAGGTACAAATGCAGAGGAAAATTATGATGGGACTAGGAACAGCTGTAGGTGTGGGAAACATGGGCAATAACATGGCCAGGCTTGGGGCTCTTGGCAATGCCTTGGGAATTAGAGGTGCAAGGAGAATTGCTGGAACAGGAATCTCAGCTCCAATGGCCCCTATTTCAGGCACGGGTAATATGAGCCAGAACCCAATTAATATTAACCCAGCTTCAAATATTACCAATGCAATAAGCCAGCAGCTTCAATCTGGACCACTAACATCCGCTCAGCAGGCCGCTTTCATTTCAAAATTAAGGCTGGGCCGAGCTAGCATGATAGGTGGTCCTCAATCAAGCATAGCTGGGATATCTGGAGCCAGGCAGATGCATCCAGGTTCTTCTAATCTTTCTATGCTAGGCCAAAGTATGAACCAGGCAAACATGAACCTGAAGCAGCCCGGTGCCGTGGGGCCAATGGGTCCTCCAAAGATGATGTCTGGAATGACCCAGCAACAGCAACAGTTGCAACTGCAGCAGCAATTGCAATTGCAGCCGCAGCAGTTGCAGAATCAGCAGCAGTTACAGCAGCTGCAGCTGCAGCAATTACAGGAACAGCAAGAAACTACCTTGCCACTACAGGCTGTTGTTTCACCGTCACAAGCAGTCTCTCCATCAACAGTCGGAATTTCACAATTGAACCAGCAACAGCAGCTGGTCCAGCAGCAGACTGCCATGACTCCTCAAGAAATGAATCAAAGGACTCCTATGAGTCCACGACTGAGCTCAGGTGCTATCCATGCGCTGAGTGCTGCTAATCCGGAGGCTTGTCCAGCTAGCCCTCAGTTGAGCTTCCAGACCCTTGGCTCAGTTAACAGCATCACAAATTCTCCTACGGAGCTAGGCGTGAACAAAAGCAACTCTGTTGGCAATACGTAG
- the LOC107961836 gene encoding peroxisomal (S)-2-hydroxy-acid oxidase GLO4 isoform X2, with protein MEGEPVNVNEFQELARQALPKIYYDYYSGGAEDEYTLKQNVEAFQGITIRPRILVDVSRIDLSTTVLGYQISVPILIAPSAKHKWAHPEGEVATARAAAVCDTIMILSYRSTCTIEEVASSCNAVRFFQCYVYKRRDISANLLQRAERCGYKAIVLTVDSPRLGRREKDIKNKMVNPQLKNFEGLISTRVSTDIGWLRSITNLPVLLKGVLTHEDAIKAVEVGVDGIVVSNHGARQLDYAPPTISVLEEVVSAVKGKIPVLFDGGIRRGTDVFKALALGAQAVLIGRPAVYGLAAKGEYGVKRVIEMLRDELELTMALSGCPTLNHITRKHVRTKHERPRSML; from the exons ATGGAAGGTGAACCAGTTAATGTTAATGAGTTCCAAGAATTAGCTAGGCAGGCCCTTCCCAAAATATACTATGACTATTATAGTGGTGGAGCTGAGGATGAGTACACACTAAAACAAAATGTGGAAGCATTTCAAGGAATTAC GATCCGGCCAAGAATACTTGTTGATGTCAGCAGAATCGATTTGTCAACAACTGTTCTCGGCTACCAAATCTCAGTGCCCATTTTGATTGCTCCAAGTGCTAAGCATAAGTGGGCACACCCTGAAG GTGAGGTTGCCACAGCCAGAGCAGCTGCTGTATGTGATACAATAATG ATTTTATCCTACAGGTCTACCTGTACTATTGAGGAGGTCGCTTCAAGCTGCAATGCTGTTCGGTTCTTCCAGTGTTAT GTATACAAGAGGCGAGATATATCTGCTAATTTATTACAGAGAGCTGAAAGATGTGGATACAAGGCCATTGTCCTAACGGTTGATAGCCCTAGGCTTGGTCGAAGGGAGAAAGACATAAAGAACAA AATGGTTAACCCTCAATTGAAGAACTTTGAAGGTCTCATATCGACTCGAGTTTCCACT GATATAGGATGGTTAAGATCTATTACAAACTTGCCAGTTCTGCTCAAGGGAGTACTTACTCATGAAGATG CAATAAAGGCTGTTGAAGTAGGGGTTGATGGGATTGTTGTCTCAAATCATGGAGCTCGCCAGCTAGATTATGCTCCACCCACTATTTCTGTTCTAGAAGAG GTGGTTAGTGCAGTTAAAGGAAAGATTCCTGTTTTATTTGATGGAGGAATAAGACGAGGAACAGATGTTTTCAAGGCGTTAGCCCTTGGTGCGCAAGCTGTCCTT ATTGGAAGGCCAGCAGTTTACGGACTTGCAGCCAAGGGAGAATACGGGGTGAAAAGGGTTATTGAAATGCTTAGGGATGAACTTGAGCTCACCATGGCCCTCTCTGGATGCCCTACTCTCAACCATATTACCAGAAAACATGTCAGAACTAAGCATGAGAGACCCCGCTCCATGCTTTAA
- the LOC107961836 gene encoding peroxisomal (S)-2-hydroxy-acid oxidase GLO4 isoform X3 — protein sequence MEGEPVNVNEFQELARQALPKIYYDYYSGGAEDEYTLKQNVEAFQGITIRPRILVDVSRIDLSTTVLGYQISVPILIAPSAKHKWAHPEGEVATARAAAVCDTIMILSYRSTCTIEEVASSCNAVRFFQCYVYKRRDISANLLQRAERCGYKAIVLTVDSPRLGRREKDIKNKMVNPQLKNFEGLISTRVSTDDGSNIEAFDANTAFDASLSWKDIGWLRSITNLPVLLKGVLTHEDAIKAVEVGVDGIVVSNHGARQLDYAPPTISVLEEVVSAVKGKIPVLFDGGIRRGTDVFKALALGAQAVLSCRLEGQQFTDLQPRENTG from the exons ATGGAAGGTGAACCAGTTAATGTTAATGAGTTCCAAGAATTAGCTAGGCAGGCCCTTCCCAAAATATACTATGACTATTATAGTGGTGGAGCTGAGGATGAGTACACACTAAAACAAAATGTGGAAGCATTTCAAGGAATTAC GATCCGGCCAAGAATACTTGTTGATGTCAGCAGAATCGATTTGTCAACAACTGTTCTCGGCTACCAAATCTCAGTGCCCATTTTGATTGCTCCAAGTGCTAAGCATAAGTGGGCACACCCTGAAG GTGAGGTTGCCACAGCCAGAGCAGCTGCTGTATGTGATACAATAATG ATTTTATCCTACAGGTCTACCTGTACTATTGAGGAGGTCGCTTCAAGCTGCAATGCTGTTCGGTTCTTCCAGTGTTAT GTATACAAGAGGCGAGATATATCTGCTAATTTATTACAGAGAGCTGAAAGATGTGGATACAAGGCCATTGTCCTAACGGTTGATAGCCCTAGGCTTGGTCGAAGGGAGAAAGACATAAAGAACAA AATGGTTAACCCTCAATTGAAGAACTTTGAAGGTCTCATATCGACTCGAGTTTCCACT GATGACGGTTCAAACATAGAAGCATTTGATGCCAACACTGCATTTGATGCCTCTTTGTCTTGGAAG GATATAGGATGGTTAAGATCTATTACAAACTTGCCAGTTCTGCTCAAGGGAGTACTTACTCATGAAGATG CAATAAAGGCTGTTGAAGTAGGGGTTGATGGGATTGTTGTCTCAAATCATGGAGCTCGCCAGCTAGATTATGCTCCACCCACTATTTCTGTTCTAGAAGAG GTGGTTAGTGCAGTTAAAGGAAAGATTCCTGTTTTATTTGATGGAGGAATAAGACGAGGAACAGATGTTTTCAAGGCGTTAGCCCTTGGTGCGCAAGCTGTCCTT AGTTGCAGATTGGAAGGCCAGCAGTTTACGGACTTGCAGCCAAGGGAGAATACGGGGTGA